A single region of the Vicia villosa cultivar HV-30 ecotype Madison, WI linkage group LG4, Vvil1.0, whole genome shotgun sequence genome encodes:
- the LOC131596143 gene encoding E3 ubiquitin-protein ligase SINAT5-like, protein MDLDSIECVSSSDGMDEDEIQHRILHPHPHPHHHHHHSEFSSLKPRNGGNTNVNNINLVVGSTAIAPATSVHELLECPVCTNSMYPPIHQCHNGHTLCSTCKTRVHNRCPTCRQELGDIRCLALEKVAESLELPCKYYSLGCPEIFPYYSKLKHETACNFRPYTCPYAGSECPAAGDINFLVAHLRDDHKVDMHTGCTFNHRYVKSNPRDVENATWMLTVFHCFGQYFCLHFEAFQLGMAPVYMAFLRFMGDENDARNYTYSLEVGANGRKLIWEGTPRSIRDSHRKVRDSHDGLIIQRNMALFFSGGDRKELKLRVTGRIWKEQQNPDGGVCIPNLCS, encoded by the exons ATGGACTTGGATAGCATTGAGTGTGTTTCATCTTCTGATGGAATGGATGAAGATGAGATCCAACATCGTATTCTTCATCCTCATCCACAtccacatcatcatcatcatcactctgAGTTTTCTTCATTGAAACCTCGTAATGGAGGAAACACTAATGTTAATAACATTAATCTTGTTGTTGGTTCTACAGCTATTGCTCCTGCTACCAGTGTTCATGAGTTGTTGGAATGTCCTGTTTGTACCAATTCAATGTATCCTCCAATTCACCAG TGCCACAATGGTCACACATTGTGTTCCACTTGTAAAACAAGGGTGCACAATCGATGTCCGACTTGTAGACAAGAGCTTGGAGATATCAGGTGTCTGGCACTAGAGAAGGTTGCTGAATCACTCGAGTTACCGTGCAAGTACTACTCTCTTGGATGTCCTGAAATCTTTCCATACTACAGCAAGCTTAAGCATGAGACGGCGTGCAATTTTAGACCCTACACTTGTCCTTATGCCGGATCAGAGTGCCCCGCTGCTGGTGATATTAACTTCCTCGTTGCACATTTGAGGGATGATCATAAGGTCGACATGCACACAGGATGCACATTCAACCATCGTTATGTGAAGTCAAATCCGCGCGATGTAGAGAATGCTACTTGGATGCTCACC GTATTTCATTGTTTCGGCCAATACTTCTGTCTTCACTTCGAAGCTTTCCAACTAGGCATGGCTCCAGTTTACATGGCATTCCTCCGTTTCATGGGAGACGAGAACGATGCTCGAAACTATACATATAGCCTCGAAGTTGGAGCAAATGGAAGAAAACTCATTTGGGAAGGTACACCACGGAGTATCCGCGACAGCCACCGTAAAGTTCGAGATAGTCACGACGGACTCATAATCCAACGAAATATGGCCCTATTTTTCTCTGGTGGTGATAGGAAAGAACTGAAACTAAGAGTGACAGGAAGAATATGGAAAGAACAACAGAATCCAGATGGTGGAGTGTGTATACCAAATCTTTGCAGCTAA
- the LOC131596145 gene encoding probable pectinesterase/pectinesterase inhibitor 61 translates to MDFDRLGPSDPGGSSRRSTAPLTNSAASNSNQKSKNKLIMLSILAAALIVASAISAALITVVRSRASNNQTTSNLRAKPTQAISRTCSRTRFPTLCINSLLDFPGSTSASEQQLVHISFNMTHRHISKALFASSGLSYTVADSKVRAAYEDCLELMDESMDAIKLSMDSLTTMSSTLSRDDQQPGLAGSNEDVMTWLSAALTNQDTCLEGFDDTTGTVKDQMVGNLKDLSELVSNSLAIFSSSSDGDFTGVPIQNKRRLMGIDDEKRDGDVIVGDISREFPEWVQKRDRRLLSLPVSEIQADIVVSKSGGDGTVKTIAEAIKNAPEHSSRRFIIYVRAGRYEENNLKIGKKKTNIMFIGDGKGKTVITGKKSVADGMTTFHTASFAASGAGFMARDITFENYAGPEKHQAVALRVGADHAVVYRCNILGYQDACYVHSNRQFYRECSIYGTVDFIFGNAAVVFQKCNIYARKPMAQQKNTITAQNRKDPNQNTGISIHDCRILPAPELAASKGSIETYLGRPWKMYARTVYMLSYMSDHVHPHGWLEWNGEFALKTLYYGEYMNYGPGAAIGQRVKWPGYRVITSTVEANRYTVAQFISGSSWLPSTGVAFLAGLST, encoded by the exons ATGGACTTTGATAGACTTGGACCCTCCGATCCCGGTGGTTCGTCGCGACGATCCACCGCGCCTCTAACAAACTCCGCCGCATCCAATTCCAACCAGAAAAGCAAAAACAAACTCATCATGCTTTCTATCCTCGCCGCGGCTTTAATCGTCGCCTCCGCCATCTCCGCCGCACTCATCACCGTTGTCCGTTCCCGCGCTTCAAACAATCAAACCACCTCAAACCTCCGCGCCAAACCGACTCAAGCAATCTCCCGAACCTGCAGCAGGACGAGATTCCCCACACTTTGCATCAACTCCCTCCTCGACTTCCCTGGCTCCACCTCCGCCTCCGAGCAACAACTAGTCCATATATCATTCAATATGACACATCGCCACATCAGCAAGGCACTCTTCGCGTCCTCAGGCCTCTCGTATACAGTCGCAGACTCCAAAGTCCGCGCTGCATACGAGGATTGCCTCGAACTAATGGACGAGTCCATGGACGCGATAAAGCTCTCCATGGACTCGCTCACTACCATGTCCTCGACTTTATCCCGCGACGACCAACAACCAGGTCTCGCAGGATCAAACGAGGACGTGATGACGTGGCTCAGCGCCGCGTTAACCAACCAAGACACTTGCCTGGAGGGATTTGACGACACTACCGGCACCGTTAAGGATCAGATGGTTGGAAACTTGAAGGACCTATCGGAACTCGTGAGTAACTCTCTGGCGATATTTTCGTCGAGTAGTGACGGTGATTTCACGGGAGTGCCGATACAGAACAAAAGAAGATTaatgggaattgatgatgaaaagCGTGATGGTGATGTTATTGTCGGTGATATCTCGCGAGAATTTCCGGAATGGGTTCAGAAACGAGATAGGAGATTGTTGAGTTTACCGGTATCGGAGATACAAGCTGATATCGTCGTTTCAAAGAGTGGTGGCGACGGCACGGTGAAGACGATTGCGGAAGCTATTAAGAATGCGCCGGAGCATAGTAGCCGTCGATTCATAATCTACGTGAGGGCAGGAAG GTATGAAGAGAATAATTTAAAGATAGGAAAAAAGAAAACCAATATCATGTTTATTGGAGATGGGAAGGGCAAAACTGTCATTACAGGAAAGAAAAGTGTTGCTGATGGCATGACCACTTTCCACACCGCTTCCTTTG CTGCTAGTGGTGCTGGATTCATGGCACGTGATATCACATTTGAGAACTATGCAGGACCGGAGAAGCACCAAGCGGTCGCGCTCCGTGTTGGAGCCGATCACGCGGTGGTGTACCGCTGCAACATTTTAGGGTATCAAGACGCGTGCTATGTACACTCCAACCGTCAATTCTACCGCGAATGTAGCATCTATGGCACGGTTGATTTTATATTTGGAAATGCCGCGGTAGTTTTTCAAAAATGCAACATTTACGCGCGCAAGCCCATGGCCCAACAAAAGAACACAATCACAGCCCAAAATAGAAAAGACCCGAATCAAAATACGGGTATATCCATTCATGATTGTCGGATCCTGCCTGCCCCGGAGCTCGCCGCATCAAAGGGCAGCATTGAAACGTATTTGGGCCGTCCGTGGAAAATGTACGCTAGGACCGTTTATATGTTATCCTACATGAGTGATCATGTGCATCCACATGGATGGTTAGAATGGAATGGAGAATTCGCATTAAAAACTTTATATTACGGTGAGTACATGAACTATGGGCCGGGTGCAGCCATCGGGCAACGGGTCAAATGGCCCGGGTACCGAGTCATTACTTCTACGGTAGAGGCCAATAGATACACCGTGGCCCAATTCATCTCCGGTTCGTCGTGGTTACCATCCACCGGTGTGGCATTTTTGGCCGGGTTATCCACTTGA